One Erythrobacter sp. SDW2 genomic region harbors:
- a CDS encoding class I adenylate-forming enzyme family protein: protein MSLAEVEAVLCAPGARFEMETVEIRGVPTRVWKHAPASLRMLADHARGHGDRLMTIYEDERVTYEAWYRAVAELAINLRSRGVKPGERVALAMRNLPEWPVAFFAATTIGAICVPLNAWWTGEELAFGLANSGAKVLICDDERWDRIAPHMSECPSLAHVLVSRATSLESPAEPLEAVIGTAQDWPALPDQAIPDVAIAPDDPATIFYTSGTTGQPKGALGSHRNLTTNILSSGYSAARSVLRRGEPIPPPAQKVGLTVIPLFHVTACSAGMMGQLFAGHTIIYMRKWDTVKAFEIIEREKVNLTGGVPTIAWQMIEHPDRAKYDLSSLESIAYGGAPSAPELVRKIYEVFGSMPGNGWGMTETMATVTSHAGEDYLNRPDSAGPPVPVADLKVTDEAGNSLPTGQVGELWARGPMIVMGYWNRPEATAETFIDGWVRTGDLARLDDEGFLYIVDRAKDMIIRGGENIYSSEVENVLYDHPAVTDAALVGIPHRTLGEEPAAVVHLAPGMTASEAELQGWVAERLARFKVPVRIVFTEDTLPRNANGKILKKDLGSLF from the coding sequence ATGAGTCTGGCCGAAGTCGAAGCCGTGCTGTGTGCACCCGGTGCGCGCTTCGAGATGGAGACTGTCGAGATTCGCGGCGTGCCGACGCGGGTGTGGAAGCATGCCCCTGCTTCGCTGCGGATGCTGGCCGATCATGCGCGCGGCCATGGCGACCGGCTGATGACGATCTATGAGGACGAGCGGGTTACTTACGAGGCATGGTACCGGGCGGTGGCCGAACTCGCGATCAACCTCCGCTCGCGCGGGGTCAAGCCGGGCGAGCGGGTCGCACTGGCCATGCGCAATCTGCCCGAATGGCCGGTCGCGTTCTTTGCCGCGACCACGATCGGCGCGATCTGCGTTCCGCTCAATGCCTGGTGGACCGGCGAGGAGCTGGCTTTCGGGCTCGCCAATTCCGGTGCCAAGGTCCTCATCTGCGACGACGAGCGCTGGGACCGGATCGCCCCGCATATGAGCGAGTGCCCGAGCCTCGCGCATGTGCTGGTGAGCCGCGCGACCTCGCTGGAGAGTCCGGCCGAACCCCTCGAAGCGGTCATCGGCACGGCGCAGGACTGGCCGGCCCTGCCCGATCAGGCGATTCCCGATGTCGCCATAGCGCCCGACGACCCGGCGACGATCTTCTACACCAGCGGCACCACCGGCCAGCCGAAAGGCGCGCTGGGCAGCCACCGCAACCTGACCACCAACATCCTCTCCAGCGGCTATTCCGCCGCCCGCAGCGTGCTGCGCCGGGGCGAGCCGATCCCGCCCCCGGCGCAGAAGGTGGGCCTGACGGTGATCCCGCTGTTCCATGTCACCGCCTGCTCTGCCGGGATGATGGGCCAGCTGTTTGCCGGGCACACCATCATCTACATGCGCAAATGGGACACGGTGAAGGCGTTCGAGATCATCGAGCGCGAGAAGGTCAACCTGACCGGCGGCGTGCCGACCATCGCCTGGCAGATGATCGAGCACCCCGACCGCGCCAAATACGATCTCTCCAGTCTGGAGAGCATCGCTTATGGCGGCGCGCCTTCCGCGCCGGAACTGGTGCGCAAGATCTACGAGGTGTTCGGCTCCATGCCCGGCAACGGCTGGGGCATGACGGAGACCATGGCGACCGTCACCAGCCATGCGGGCGAGGATTATCTCAACCGCCCCGACAGCGCCGGGCCGCCGGTGCCGGTGGCCGATCTGAAGGTGACGGACGAGGCTGGCAACAGTCTGCCCACCGGGCAGGTCGGTGAACTGTGGGCGCGCGGGCCGATGATTGTCATGGGCTACTGGAACCGGCCCGAAGCGACCGCCGAGACCTTTATCGACGGCTGGGTCCGCACCGGCGACCTGGCGCGCCTGGATGACGAAGGCTTCCTCTATATCGTCGACCGGGCGAAGGACATGATCATTCGCGGCGGCGAGAACATCTATTCGTCGGAGGTCGAGAATGTCCTCTACGACCACCCTGCCGTGACCGATGCCGCGCTGGTCGGCATCCCCCACCGGACGCTGGGGGAGGAACCGGCAGCGGTGGTCCATCTCGCCCCGGGCATGACGGCAAGCGAGGCCGAATTGCAGGGTTGGGTCGCGGAGAGGCTGGCCAGGTTCAAGGTGCCGGTGCGGATTGTGTTCACAGAGGACACGCTGCCCCGCAACGCCAACGGCAAGATCCTCAAGAAGGATCTTGGCTCGCTGTTTTAG
- a CDS encoding acyl-CoA dehydrogenase family protein codes for MAILNEEQTMLRDMAQEWATNESPVGNWRKTRDAGQKVDSSAWSSMGQMGWTGIVVPEEFGGTDFGWTSLGLVVEELGKTLTASPLVATSLASAAIVLGGSQAQKEKYLPRLASGELVGTLAFDEGSRHTGSAAKATVSGGKLSGTKAFVHEADTAGLFVVSAADGVYLVEKGEGVSLSSRELTDRRDHAEVTFDGAAADKLADGGDDLADKILDRARILTSAEMLGMAQAVFDTTLDYLKQRVQFNQVLASFQALQHRMADLYADLELMRSAVEAGFQALDMSFKVPEAACLAKSRANEVLHVMSRQGIQLHGGIGMTDEYDVGFYLKRARVLEASWGNTGFLKDRHAKLAGY; via the coding sequence ATGGCCATTCTCAACGAAGAACAGACCATGCTGCGCGATATGGCGCAGGAATGGGCGACCAACGAAAGTCCGGTCGGCAACTGGCGCAAGACGCGCGACGCGGGCCAGAAGGTCGATAGCAGCGCGTGGTCGAGCATGGGCCAGATGGGCTGGACCGGGATCGTGGTGCCGGAAGAATTCGGCGGCACCGATTTCGGCTGGACCAGTCTTGGCCTGGTGGTCGAGGAACTGGGCAAGACCCTGACCGCCAGCCCGCTGGTGGCGACTTCGCTCGCCTCGGCGGCAATCGTGCTTGGCGGCAGCCAGGCGCAGAAGGAAAAGTACCTGCCCCGCCTCGCCAGTGGCGAACTGGTCGGCACGTTGGCCTTCGACGAAGGCTCGCGTCACACCGGCTCCGCTGCGAAGGCGACGGTTTCGGGCGGCAAGCTCAGCGGCACCAAGGCCTTTGTGCATGAGGCCGATACCGCCGGGCTGTTCGTGGTCTCGGCAGCGGACGGGGTGTATCTCGTCGAAAAGGGGGAAGGCGTTTCGCTGTCTTCGCGCGAGCTAACCGACCGGCGCGACCATGCCGAAGTCACCTTCGACGGTGCGGCGGCGGACAAGCTGGCCGATGGCGGCGATGACCTGGCCGACAAGATCCTCGACCGGGCGCGCATCCTCACCAGCGCCGAAATGCTCGGCATGGCGCAGGCGGTGTTCGACACCACGCTCGACTATCTGAAGCAGCGCGTGCAGTTCAACCAGGTGCTGGCGAGCTTCCAGGCATTGCAGCACCGGATGGCGGATCTCTATGCCGATCTCGAACTGATGCGCAGCGCGGTCGAGGCGGGCTTCCAGGCGCTCGACATGAGCTTCAAGGTGCCCGAGGCGGCGTGCCTCGCCAAGAGCCGTGCCAACGAAGTGCTCCATGTCATGAGCCGCCAGGGCATCCAGCTTCACGGCGGGATCGGGATGACCGACGAATATGACGTCGGCTTCTATCTCAAGCGCGCCCGCGTGCTGGAGGCGAGCTGGGGCAACACCGGCTTCCTCAAGGACCGCCACGCCAAGCTCGCGGGCTATTGA
- a CDS encoding ATP-binding protein → MIETLRRFARSFWPVMRLRWIFFGTLLFVAALPGFAALGLRVYENALVRRTESEVAAQAAAIAATAALLLPGEDTASAPPDDASRYAPDETLRSASRYQEQVSEVDLRSSPVLPSRPAASKVAAAPDAAMQRLAGRIAPVIAETKQTTLAAISLLDAQGIVLSGYEKGLSLADLPEVQAALAGQSQTVLRHNDRYNQSNPLYLISRATAIRLHHARPINRSGKVVGVVLVSRSPAALFRGMWEDAGKIAFGTLSIFALLVVLTMVLARAVVTPIEKLSAAARALASGRKARLRHPTLEVREVRSLYDDFEVMAQSIDRRSRYLRDFAASLSHEFKTPLAGLRGGIELLQDHGADMTGAERELFLANMTEDADRLTRLVSRLMELAQADMDGGEVSEPADLQPILARLVDGFGGKGFHIGIAASGRVPKLAIEGAALETVLATMIENARQAGASSLAITTRVEDGQGIIDLTDDGPGVPEGDRTRIFDPFFTSRRGQGGTGLGLAIARALVNNRGGALELLESAEGAHFVLRLPLV, encoded by the coding sequence TTGATCGAAACGCTGCGTCGCTTCGCCCGGTCGTTCTGGCCGGTGATGCGGCTGCGCTGGATATTCTTCGGCACGCTGCTGTTCGTGGCGGCTCTGCCCGGCTTTGCGGCGCTGGGACTGAGGGTCTACGAAAACGCGCTGGTGCGCCGGACCGAGTCAGAAGTCGCAGCGCAGGCAGCGGCGATTGCGGCTACAGCGGCGCTGTTGCTTCCAGGCGAGGATACCGCATCGGCACCACCGGACGATGCGAGCCGCTACGCTCCCGACGAGACACTTCGTTCTGCAAGCCGATATCAAGAGCAAGTCTCGGAAGTCGACCTGCGTTCATCGCCCGTGCTGCCGTCGCGGCCTGCGGCTTCGAAAGTTGCAGCGGCGCCCGACGCTGCCATGCAGAGACTGGCCGGTCGCATTGCGCCGGTCATTGCCGAGACCAAGCAGACCACTCTCGCCGCAATTTCCCTGCTAGATGCGCAGGGCATCGTCCTCAGCGGGTATGAGAAAGGTCTCAGCCTGGCGGATTTGCCCGAAGTGCAGGCGGCACTGGCGGGGCAAAGCCAAACGGTCTTGCGGCATAATGACCGCTACAACCAGTCGAACCCGCTCTATCTGATCAGCCGCGCCACTGCGATCCGGTTGCACCACGCTCGTCCCATCAACCGCAGCGGCAAGGTGGTGGGCGTAGTCCTCGTATCGCGCAGCCCGGCGGCGCTCTTTCGGGGGATGTGGGAGGATGCAGGCAAGATCGCCTTCGGCACACTGTCGATTTTCGCGCTGCTGGTGGTGCTGACCATGGTGCTGGCGCGCGCCGTGGTGACGCCGATCGAGAAACTCAGCGCCGCCGCCCGGGCGCTCGCGTCCGGTCGCAAGGCGCGGTTGCGGCATCCGACACTCGAAGTACGCGAAGTGCGCAGCCTCTATGACGATTTCGAGGTGATGGCCCAGAGCATCGATCGCCGCTCACGCTATTTGCGTGATTTCGCCGCCTCGCTCAGCCACGAATTCAAGACGCCCCTCGCCGGCCTGCGCGGCGGGATCGAGCTGTTGCAAGACCACGGCGCGGACATGACCGGGGCGGAGCGGGAGCTCTTCCTTGCCAATATGACCGAAGATGCCGACCGTCTGACGCGGCTCGTCAGCCGCCTGATGGAACTGGCACAGGCCGATATGGACGGCGGCGAGGTCAGCGAACCGGCCGATTTGCAGCCGATCCTGGCGCGGCTGGTCGACGGCTTCGGTGGCAAGGGCTTTCACATCGGCATAGCTGCATCGGGCAGAGTGCCGAAATTGGCGATCGAAGGCGCGGCGCTCGAAACCGTCCTCGCAACGATGATCGAGAACGCGCGGCAGGCTGGCGCGTCTTCGCTTGCCATCACCACCCGGGTCGAGGACGGGCAAGGCATTATCGACCTCACCGACGACGGCCCCGGCGTTCCCGAAGGTGACCGCACCCGCATCTTCGACCCCTTCTTTACCTCCAGGCGCGGGCAAGGGGGCACCGGCCTCGGCCTGGCGATCGCGCGGGCTCTGGTAAACAATCGCGGGGGCGCGCTCGAGTTGCTGGAAAGTGCCGAGGGCGCGCATTTTGTCCTGCGTCTGCCGCTCGTATGA
- a CDS encoding MFS transporter: MSSGPLAEDTLEARPEEEIWARHHAFVEENLKHNYTATLVHGVFGMTGFRLIYAPTIIPAYLYLLTGSAAAVGLGTALLQLGGTLSPILSGARVESRARILPYAITVGSLMRVMVLALALIGWFLEGRALLWATLAAFLLLGFFSGAQRVAFQMLMAKVIPLAKRGRLQGVRNMLGGGIAAGLAWVAGHYFIEQDWLGNGYATTFLFAFLLTSIGLVALQWGLNEPEAPMTRLSVPWRARFRQFGELLQHRAFRAFLFAHGFSSIARVGLPFWTIYVGERLGLSGALIGSLSLAFLAAETLSNLLWGQLGDRRGFRLVYLGALLCSLAGMVLLVMGEDALMLHAAFALLGLGFSGWMMAALTLVLEFGAHEDVPMRIALTTTVEGAVSSVGPILAGLAIAASGYVPLIVASFISLVLALGMVFWRVSEPRTNG; this comes from the coding sequence TTGAGCAGCGGCCCGTTAGCAGAAGATACGCTGGAGGCGCGCCCGGAAGAGGAAATCTGGGCGCGCCACCACGCTTTCGTCGAAGAGAACCTGAAGCATAATTACACCGCCACGCTGGTCCACGGCGTGTTCGGGATGACCGGCTTTCGCCTGATCTATGCCCCCACCATCATCCCGGCCTATCTCTACCTGCTGACCGGCAGCGCGGCGGCCGTCGGGCTGGGCACGGCGCTATTGCAACTGGGCGGCACGCTGTCGCCGATCCTGTCCGGTGCGCGGGTCGAGAGCCGGGCGCGCATCCTGCCCTATGCCATCACCGTCGGCTCTTTGATGCGAGTGATGGTGCTGGCGCTGGCGCTGATCGGCTGGTTCCTGGAAGGCCGCGCGCTGCTGTGGGCGACGCTCGCCGCCTTCCTGCTGCTGGGCTTTTTCAGTGGGGCGCAGCGGGTGGCGTTCCAGATGCTGATGGCCAAGGTCATCCCGCTGGCGAAGCGGGGTCGGCTGCAGGGCGTGCGCAATATGCTCGGCGGCGGGATCGCCGCCGGGCTGGCGTGGGTCGCCGGGCATTATTTCATCGAGCAGGACTGGCTCGGCAATGGCTATGCCACAACGTTCCTGTTCGCATTCCTGCTAACCTCGATCGGCCTGGTGGCGCTGCAATGGGGCCTCAACGAGCCCGAGGCGCCGATGACGCGGCTCTCGGTGCCGTGGCGGGCGCGCTTCCGACAGTTCGGCGAGCTGCTGCAGCATCGCGCCTTCCGTGCCTTCCTTTTCGCGCATGGGTTCTCCTCCATCGCCCGGGTCGGCCTGCCGTTCTGGACCATCTATGTCGGCGAGCGACTGGGCCTGAGCGGAGCGCTGATCGGCTCGCTCAGCCTCGCCTTCCTCGCCGCTGAGACATTGAGCAATCTGCTGTGGGGCCAGCTGGGCGACCGCCGCGGCTTCCGGCTGGTCTATCTCGGCGCATTGCTGTGCAGTCTGGCGGGGATGGTGCTGCTGGTCATGGGCGAGGATGCGCTGATGCTGCACGCAGCCTTCGCCCTGCTCGGGCTGGGTTTTTCCGGCTGGATGATGGCGGCGCTGACGCTCGTGCTCGAATTCGGCGCGCATGAGGACGTGCCGATGCGGATCGCGCTAACCACCACGGTAGAGGGTGCGGTCAGCTCGGTCGGGCCGATCCTCGCCGGGCTGGCCATCGCCGCGTCGGGCTATGTTCCCCTGATCGTAGCCAGCTTCATTTCGCTGGTGCTGGCGCTGGGGATGGTTTTCTGGCGCGTTAGCGAGCCCAGAACGAATGGCTAA
- a CDS encoding response regulator transcription factor codes for MPRTVLLVDDDPHIRQVLAFAFGKAGMQVVEATDGVEALARASECAPDLVVLDINMPAMDGLEVCRRLRAEGEVPILFLSSRDDELDRVLGIELGADDYVVKPFSPREVVARSNAILRRTAGRSGGGADHAAHVTHGLLTLDSDAWEARWGTEEVALTVTEFGLLKALASAPGRIFTRDNLIDHLRGPGFAVTDRTIDSHIRNLRRKFAEVGGEDIVETRTGVGYRLGACTGGAPA; via the coding sequence ATGCCGCGCACGGTCCTCCTCGTCGACGACGATCCGCATATCCGCCAGGTGCTGGCCTTTGCTTTCGGCAAGGCCGGGATGCAGGTGGTCGAGGCGACCGACGGTGTGGAGGCGCTGGCGCGCGCCTCCGAATGTGCGCCGGACCTCGTGGTGCTCGACATAAACATGCCGGCGATGGACGGCCTCGAGGTTTGCCGGCGCCTGCGCGCCGAGGGGGAGGTGCCTATCCTGTTTCTCTCCTCGCGCGACGACGAGCTCGACCGCGTGCTGGGGATCGAACTGGGAGCGGACGATTATGTCGTGAAGCCCTTCAGCCCGCGCGAGGTGGTCGCTCGCTCCAATGCGATCCTCCGCCGGACGGCGGGGCGCAGTGGCGGAGGCGCGGACCATGCTGCTCATGTTACCCATGGCCTCCTGACGCTCGACAGCGATGCGTGGGAGGCGCGCTGGGGCACGGAGGAAGTGGCGCTGACGGTCACCGAGTTCGGCTTGCTCAAGGCGCTCGCCTCGGCCCCCGGGCGCATTTTCACCCGCGACAACCTGATCGACCACCTGCGCGGTCCGGGCTTTGCCGTGACTGACCGGACAATCGACAGCCATATCCGCAATTTGCGGCGCAAGTTCGCCGAGGTCGGGGGCGAAGACATAGTCGAGACCCGCACAGGCGTAGGCTATCGGCTCGGTGCCTGCACCGGCGGAGCCCCCGCTTGA
- a CDS encoding acyl-CoA dehydrogenase family protein — protein sequence MATAADIRPDDALADFRAEVQAFLAEHFPPSLKGKSNAMRSVEGPGDETPEENAWREAMGSRGWGTPTWPKEYGGGGLSKDEARVLNEEMMKVGAWNPIGGMGVMMFGPTMLEYASHEQKLEHIPPICRGEVRWCQGYSEPNAGSDLASLQTTAEDKGDHYLVNGQKTWTSGGQWADKCFCLVRTDRSDKHRGISFLLIDMDSPGVEVKPITMISGLSPFCETFFTDVKVPKGNLVGEEGQGWTIGKRLLQHERTNISGAGNAMGLNAKPLSQIAKEYIGTDENGELADQELRGKIAEFELAWSSFLLTARRATEESKAKGGVSEISSILKKVGTKLSQERAELLIEIMGFRGLGWEGEGFTGSEIEHVRGWLFGKAFTIYGGSTEIQNNIIAKRILGMLDHQ from the coding sequence ATGGCAACCGCAGCCGATATCAGGCCCGACGACGCCCTCGCCGATTTTCGCGCCGAGGTGCAGGCCTTCCTCGCCGAACATTTCCCGCCTTCGCTGAAAGGCAAGAGCAACGCGATGCGCTCGGTCGAAGGGCCGGGCGATGAAACGCCGGAAGAGAATGCCTGGCGCGAAGCCATGGGGTCGCGCGGCTGGGGCACCCCGACCTGGCCCAAGGAATATGGCGGCGGCGGCCTGTCGAAGGACGAAGCCCGGGTCCTCAACGAAGAAATGATGAAAGTCGGGGCGTGGAACCCGATCGGCGGCATGGGCGTGATGATGTTCGGGCCGACCATGCTCGAATATGCCAGCCACGAGCAGAAGCTGGAGCATATCCCGCCCATCTGCCGCGGCGAAGTGCGCTGGTGCCAGGGCTATTCCGAACCCAATGCCGGGTCCGACCTCGCCAGTTTGCAGACCACCGCCGAGGACAAGGGCGATCACTATCTCGTCAACGGCCAGAAGACCTGGACCAGCGGCGGGCAGTGGGCTGACAAGTGCTTCTGCCTTGTCCGCACCGACCGCAGCGACAAGCACCGGGGCATCAGCTTCCTGCTGATCGACATGGACAGCCCCGGCGTCGAAGTGAAGCCGATCACCATGATCAGCGGGCTCAGCCCGTTCTGCGAAACTTTCTTCACCGATGTGAAGGTGCCCAAGGGCAATCTCGTTGGCGAGGAAGGCCAGGGCTGGACGATCGGCAAGCGCCTGCTGCAGCATGAACGCACCAATATCTCCGGCGCCGGCAATGCCATGGGGCTCAATGCCAAGCCGCTCTCGCAGATCGCCAAGGAATATATCGGCACTGACGAGAATGGCGAGCTGGCCGACCAGGAACTGCGCGGCAAAATTGCCGAGTTCGAACTGGCCTGGTCAAGCTTCCTCCTCACCGCGCGCCGGGCGACCGAGGAATCGAAAGCCAAGGGCGGGGTGTCCGAAATCAGCTCGATCCTCAAGAAGGTCGGCACCAAGCTGAGCCAGGAACGGGCCGAGCTGTTGATCGAGATCATGGGCTTCCGCGGTCTCGGCTGGGAAGGCGAAGGCTTTACCGGCAGCGAGATCGAGCATGTCCGCGGCTGGCTGTTCGGCAAGGCCTTCACCATCTACGGCGGATCGACCGAGATCCAGAACAACATCATCGCCAAGCGGATCCTTGGCATGCTGGACCACCAGTAA
- a CDS encoding MFS transporter, whose product MTPETVSAPAPAAPPLPRHTRWLYGSGLMASGIKTTAFSTYLLLYFNQVLGVPASIVSQAIFLTLLVDAIADPLIGRISDRTRSRLGRRHPFIFAAAIPAGFFFALTWFPPTGLSDFAMGVWIFCLAALTRACMSMFEIPSSALGAELTDDYTERTRLFGIRFWFGYIGAFGFGAFCLAVFFVATPEYPKGQLNPAGYTGFAILGGVLIALAVLTSAFGTKSRIPYLRQVRERAVKLTLGDHLREMADAFTHRPFLAIFGYSLAKQTAIGLYVATTIYFNTYVFQLTAKQLAVLTAESLVAATLAVPLAPWLARRMGKRKAAMAMGLGGICIGVTPLILTYFRLFFAPGDPLLLPVLFAVGAIYHAMIASSLMNSSGMIADTVEDHAVKSGRHNAGVFFSVNSFTTQAAVGLGILLAGFVLDAANFPEQADPSGVSKLISDSLILWYVPITVGLWLLGSLMLLWYPITEAKHRANLDALAARAAQEKEQSLRDSPEVTGMP is encoded by the coding sequence TTGACCCCCGAAACAGTATCAGCGCCAGCCCCGGCTGCCCCGCCGCTGCCGCGCCATACCCGCTGGCTCTATGGCAGCGGGCTGATGGCGAGCGGTATCAAGACCACCGCTTTCAGCACCTACCTGCTGCTCTATTTCAACCAGGTCCTCGGCGTGCCCGCGTCGATCGTTTCGCAGGCAATCTTCCTGACCCTGCTGGTCGATGCCATTGCCGACCCGCTGATCGGGCGGATCAGCGACCGCACCCGGAGCCGGCTCGGCCGGCGGCATCCCTTCATCTTCGCTGCGGCCATTCCGGCAGGCTTCTTCTTCGCGCTGACATGGTTCCCTCCGACCGGCCTGTCGGACTTTGCCATGGGGGTATGGATATTCTGTCTCGCAGCACTGACCCGCGCCTGCATGAGCATGTTCGAGATCCCGTCCAGCGCGCTGGGCGCGGAGCTGACCGACGACTATACCGAGCGCACGCGGCTGTTCGGCATCCGCTTCTGGTTCGGATATATCGGTGCCTTCGGCTTCGGGGCCTTCTGCCTGGCGGTGTTTTTCGTCGCGACGCCCGAGTATCCCAAAGGCCAGCTCAATCCGGCAGGATATACCGGCTTTGCCATTCTGGGCGGGGTGCTGATTGCGCTGGCGGTGCTGACCAGCGCGTTCGGCACCAAGAGCCGCATCCCCTATCTGCGGCAAGTCCGCGAACGGGCGGTGAAGCTGACGCTGGGCGATCATTTGCGCGAAATGGCCGATGCTTTCACCCATCGGCCTTTCCTGGCCATCTTCGGATATTCGCTGGCCAAGCAGACCGCGATCGGGCTCTATGTGGCCACGACAATCTACTTCAACACCTATGTCTTCCAGCTCACTGCCAAGCAACTGGCGGTGCTGACGGCAGAAAGCCTGGTTGCCGCCACTCTGGCGGTACCCCTGGCCCCGTGGCTGGCGCGCAGGATGGGCAAGCGCAAAGCGGCGATGGCGATGGGGCTGGGCGGGATATGCATAGGGGTGACGCCGCTGATCCTGACTTACTTCCGGCTGTTTTTCGCCCCGGGTGATCCGTTGCTGCTGCCGGTGCTGTTTGCTGTCGGGGCGATCTATCATGCGATGATCGCCAGCTCGCTGATGAACTCGTCCGGCATGATTGCCGACACGGTGGAGGACCATGCGGTCAAGAGCGGGCGGCACAATGCCGGGGTGTTCTTCAGCGTCAACAGCTTCACCACCCAGGCGGCGGTCGGGCTCGGCATCCTGCTCGCCGGCTTCGTGCTCGATGCGGCGAATTTCCCCGAACAGGCCGATCCCTCGGGGGTCAGCAAGCTCATCAGCGATAGCCTGATCCTGTGGTATGTCCCGATCACCGTCGGCCTGTGGCTGCTCGGTTCGCTGATGCTGCTGTGGTACCCGATCACGGAAGCGAAGCACCGGGCGAATCTCGATGCCCTCGCTGCCCGCGCCGCGCAGGAAAAGGAGCAGTCCCTGCGCGATTCGCCCGAGGTGACGGGCATGCCCTGA
- a CDS encoding acetyl-CoA acetyltransferase has translation MASSEERIPVIIGVGQVNDRPADPREGLDPAGLMAEALRIADADAGGGWLEVCDSLGIVGQIAWPHINPVAGTVAERLGIAPAHVVETTPHGDNPIRLLNEAANRIGAGEAKVCAVTGGEALRTAGALAKLKAAEAKPDAKPKEHNALRDASHRVKKGYPQSYGLVVPVDVYPLYENAMRADLGQTLAEGQAESGMIWAGFSQVAAANPSAWIREEKSAAEISEVTAENRPIAFPYTKLQVANSAVNQGAGFIVTSLAEARRRGVPEGKIVHIGAGASAFEPDSILARDSYTHSAGMEASIRKALEFNNLTADDFDHVELYSCFPCVPKLARRTLGWPLEKPMTVFGGLTFGGGPIGNYMSHVVACMVEKLRETGGKGLMFANGGYATHSHTIVLGKEPIPGVIFPQAFDVNEAADAARGKVPELDKDYTGPATIETYTVHYNRDGSPRMGTVVARTPSGARTLAMVPAEDAAGIAALTDGTSEPVGRSGTISRGDGEDDLSVWQMG, from the coding sequence ATGGCAAGCAGCGAAGAGCGCATCCCGGTGATCATCGGCGTGGGGCAGGTCAACGACCGCCCCGCTGATCCGCGCGAGGGCCTCGACCCTGCCGGACTGATGGCGGAAGCGCTGCGCATCGCGGATGCCGATGCCGGCGGCGGCTGGCTGGAAGTCTGCGACTCGCTCGGCATTGTCGGGCAGATTGCCTGGCCGCATATCAACCCAGTAGCGGGAACAGTCGCCGAGCGCCTAGGTATAGCTCCGGCCCATGTGGTCGAGACCACCCCGCATGGCGACAACCCGATCCGCCTGCTCAATGAAGCTGCCAACCGCATCGGCGCGGGTGAGGCCAAGGTCTGCGCAGTCACCGGTGGCGAAGCGCTGCGAACGGCAGGCGCGCTGGCCAAGCTCAAGGCGGCCGAAGCCAAACCCGACGCCAAGCCGAAAGAGCACAACGCGCTGCGCGATGCCTCGCACCGGGTCAAGAAAGGCTATCCCCAGAGCTACGGGCTGGTCGTTCCGGTCGATGTCTACCCCCTCTATGAAAACGCCATGCGCGCCGATCTGGGCCAGACCCTCGCCGAAGGGCAGGCGGAAAGCGGCATGATCTGGGCCGGGTTTTCGCAAGTGGCTGCGGCCAATCCCTCGGCCTGGATCCGCGAAGAGAAATCGGCCGCGGAAATCTCAGAAGTCACCGCCGAAAACCGCCCGATCGCCTTCCCCTATACCAAGCTGCAGGTGGCCAATTCGGCGGTCAACCAGGGAGCCGGGTTCATCGTCACCTCGCTCGCCGAAGCGCGGCGGCGCGGGGTGCCGGAGGGGAAGATCGTCCATATCGGCGCGGGAGCCAGCGCGTTCGAGCCCGACAGCATCCTCGCCCGCGACAGTTATACCCACTCGGCCGGGATGGAGGCATCGATCCGCAAGGCGCTCGAGTTCAACAATCTCACAGCCGACGATTTCGACCATGTCGAACTCTATTCCTGCTTCCCCTGTGTGCCCAAGCTGGCGCGCCGGACATTGGGCTGGCCGCTTGAGAAGCCGATGACGGTGTTCGGCGGGCTGACCTTCGGCGGCGGCCCGATCGGCAATTACATGAGCCATGTCGTTGCCTGCATGGTCGAGAAGCTGCGCGAGACCGGCGGGAAAGGTCTGATGTTCGCCAATGGCGGCTATGCCACCCACAGCCACACCATCGTGCTGGGCAAGGAACCGATCCCCGGCGTCATCTTCCCGCAGGCATTCGATGTCAACGAAGCCGCCGACGCGGCCCGGGGCAAAGTGCCGGAACTGGACAAGGACTACACCGGCCCTGCCACCATCGAGACCTATACCGTCCATTATAACCGTGACGGTTCGCCCCGGATGGGCACCGTAGTCGCCCGTACGCCCTCCGGTGCACGAACCCTGGCGATGGTCCCGGCGGAGGATGCGGCAGGCATCGCGGCACTGACCGATGGCACCAGCGAGCCAGTCGGTCGGAGCGGCACGATTTCCCGTGGGGATGGCGAGGATGACCTTTCGGTCTGGCAGATGGGCTAA